TATACTCAAACCTATTTAAAATTAAACTACTAAAAATTATATAAATTTAGGGTTTGAGTAAAATAGTCATAGCCTTTTGAGTTTAGTTTTAAAGCAGTTTTACTATATAAGATGTTTTTATGAGCAAAAATACTGGTAATATTCCAAGTTAAATTTTTAAAAAATATTCACTTCTAAATAAAAATATGATATAATCCAAGTAATTTTAATTACGCAGGAAGGAGAAAGTGCAAAAAGTATGGAATTTTATAATTTTATTTATTTGGAAAATAAAAAGATTGTAATTGACAAGTTTTTTCTTGTTATAATTATTTTTGTAATTGCATTTGTATTATTTGCATTCTGGAAATGGTTTAAAGGGAGCATTTCTTTGAGAGATAAGCAGCTTAGTATGCTTGGTTTAATGATTATTTTTTTATTTGGATTGTATCATTTTGAAAATTACAGAGCTAATAATAATCGAGAAAAAGTTTATAAAAATTCAGCAAGCGTTATAAAAAAACTGGCTGAAAAATTTAAAGTTGGAGAAAATGAGATTTTTATAAATACTCCCGAAATAACAGAACATACAGTTTATAAAATAAGGGATAAGTTTTATCAGATTCATTGGGTAGACAATAATATTCTGGTTGAACAAATGACAGTTCCTTATGTAGATGAAATTAAAACATTTAAAGAATAGCGAAATTTCTTGTTTTTTAAAAGGAAAGATAATAAAGAAAGTGAGATGATGTAATTTGGATTTTATAATTCCTGTGGCGATAAAACTTACAATCGGATTTATTGCTTTAGTAGTATTTATGAATTTAAACGGACGAAGCCAGCTGGCACCCACTTCAACAGAAGATCAGATAGGAAACTATGTTCTTGGGGGAATTATTGGTGGTGTAATTTACAATCCTAGCATAACAATAGTTCAGTTTTTAATAGTACTGTTAATATGGGGACTGTTAATGACAACAATAGATTTTCTAAAAAATTCAAACAAAAATGTAAAAAAAATGATAGATGGACAAATTGTATACTTAATAAAAGGTGGAAAAATGCTAACAGAAAATTTTGCTCAGGCAACTCTTTCTATTCCTGATTTCTATACGAAATTAAGAACAAAAGGGATTTTCAAAGTATCGGAGATTGAAGATGCATTTATGGAATCAAATGGACAATTAATTGTTATACAAAAAAATGATGAAAATTATTCAAGTTTACTAATTTCGGAAGGAAAAATTCTGCAAGAAAATCTTGAACATATTGGAAAAGATGACAAATGGCTTTGGGAAGAACTTGCAAAGT
Above is a genomic segment from Leptotrichia hongkongensis containing:
- a CDS encoding DUF3290 family protein, which produces MEFYNFIYLENKKIVIDKFFLVIIIFVIAFVLFAFWKWFKGSISLRDKQLSMLGLMIIFLFGLYHFENYRANNNREKVYKNSASVIKKLAEKFKVGENEIFINTPEITEHTVYKIRDKFYQIHWVDNNILVEQMTVPYVDEIKTFKE
- a CDS encoding DUF421 domain-containing protein, producing MDFIIPVAIKLTIGFIALVVFMNLNGRSQLAPTSTEDQIGNYVLGGIIGGVIYNPSITIVQFLIVLLIWGLLMTTIDFLKNSNKNVKKMIDGQIVYLIKGGKMLTENFAQATLSIPDFYTKLRTKGIFKVSEIEDAFMESNGQLIVIQKNDENYSSLLISEGKILQENLEHIGKDDKWLWEELAKYNVSDINDIFLVEYDGDDKLFIVRK